A stretch of DNA from Lycium ferocissimum isolate CSIRO_LF1 chromosome 4, AGI_CSIRO_Lferr_CH_V1, whole genome shotgun sequence:
aacgactgtttatcaTCCGAAttgattcatatagctaaaatatcatctttatactagtttcatacattcatatctaactcggatttacgggatcTTACCGATATGGTTTAGTATGAGAGTACGAGATGCTatagaattaatgttcaacttctgaaatatacacatattatgaAAAGTAAGAACCAAACATATTCtcctataaaataaatattgtgtCCTTGGACGTGGACACCATATTCCCCCACCCGCAACTCTCCCAATAAAATTTACATTGGGTCCCACATAGACAAATGGAGACGTGAGTCCCATATTATTAGCTTATTTACGTTTAACTAATCTCATACCTCCTTTCTTGCTTGTACCGAAATAATTTTACTTTCCGTTAAAATTTTAGTCAACACCTCCGGcattaattaattttgtaaatCATATAATAATACTAAAATAGGATTGTTcactaaaattttcaaatagtaATTCTTCATTAAACTGAAGTCAAATTTGTATTTGTCCATTTTAAACAtttgaaattaattaagatatttGAATAATCTAAGTTTGAAAGATGAAGAATGGGATGACCAGGGGCAAAAAGGTAATTTCAGAGCTAACATTTTGGCAGTTTCTATTGTTATTGTGCTTGAAAGCTGTTGTACTGAAATGCTTTGTAGGGGTATGTTTTCCTCAATTGGACAAAAGACCCAGATGCCAATTACTTTTCTTCACGTGGGTTCCGTTCTGTTGACACCCACATGGCTATTTTAAACTCCTATatctttagtttttgttttcctcctaagtaatttaaatttcaaccaaaaacaaaatttatttcTAATTTTACAAAGGAGACTTAAGTAACATTGAGATGGAAATCCAATCCAACCAAACCAAAGTACAAGCAACTCATTCACAAGAATggcacacaacaacaacaattttttttttttttttgttcttttcatcTTCTATCATGCTGTAAAGAATGATGTAAATTCACATATTACtttcgtcattttttttttaatacatacGATACTGCAATTTTAATCTATTCTCTAAAATGCTCAAATACAAAATGTGGAAAGCATATTTCTTAAACTAATTGTTCAATTCAATGTTTGAATTTGACGCAGAGTGGATGTTGGAATAAACATTGAAACATGTTATCTTTTAATGATAATAGGtaaatttaagcaaattaaAAGATGTTGCTTAGTttgataaatttgaaaaataatttatgatGAGGTATCAATTGAGAACCTTGTTATTATCCTTTGTGTGCTTAgatgaaaagaatgagaattgattatttaaaaaaaaaaaaacttttaatgTTGGGCCCGTTTCAATTATTGTTTCGAAAGATCGGCAtctgaaaaatttaaaattaatttaggGATTGTGCGGAACAATTATATTAATCCTATTACAAATTCTTCGTTACATAATTGTTTGATTACTTGTACacggtgatatatatatatatatatatatatatatatatatatatatatatatatatatatatatatatatatatatatatatatttaatgagtTATCATGAAAGGTAAAAGGAATAAAGGAATAATGTATAAGTTTATTCTCAATTTACCATTTGCTTAACAAAAAATAGCCCAATAAATTCTACCAAAATCAATAAACTAACTACATTTTTTATCTCAAGTCGTATTATTGTGTGGATTTCCATACAAATTTATTTGGATAAAAAGAGTAGCGGAATCAAGATTTTACTAAGCGGATCCAAAGTCAATTTACGAAGATGTCAAAGAGATTCGACATCTACGatatatatttacaaaaaataattttaaccttgaatatacaatatatttttCAGAAAGTGGATTCAAATTAAACCCCATGTGCTCCACTCATGAAGAAAACCGTGATTGTATTTGAAAGGTAATATGTTTAGTATAACTTCGAGTTTCTACAATAAAATTAATACTCACTTAGATACAACTAATGTAACatttttgatgaagatgaaaatcaattattattCTATAAAAAtctctttgttttatttttttaaattgtttagtaaacaaaactttttttttgtttttgttttaatactACTTAGGATGGTCCATTCGATCCCAAAACAGGATTTTACACATAAAAACAATACTCATTAACTGATGCAGTATATACGATTTCTAAAAATTGTCTTTCCAAGCTAATTTGCATTTATTAAGAAAGCTATAGAATAACTTAACCAAATACCTTTAAATTAATGTTATTGACTTGTTTCTTAATGAATGCGATAGAGTTAAAGACATATTGTTTTTTAACTGAAGgtaatgcatttttttttgtgcggattgcccttcttttgcggtggtctttaatttttgaccctcaaattggtggtctttaatttttgcccttcgcctaataccttgaggttctgggttcgaaccctagctcggtaaagaaaaaaaaaaaaaaaaaaaaaaattcacaatgCAGAGGTTTGCATTCGCAAGACAGAATTTTGCTTTCAAAACTCTGtctgcaaaactctaccttgctagagtttgaaactctgatgCTGGGGAGATGTTCTGCAGATATGTGAGTGATAATTCATTTTGATAGTGTTCTTCTCCAATTTGGACTTACTTTAGGCGATTTTGCTTTGTGTCAGTTGAGTAACTTTTTGATCTGTCCATAGGCTGAGGAATGAGAATAGACACATTATTGAAAACACTCAGGTAACGTTTGATTTTTAAGGTAGAATTTTGCTTGAagttaaggcagagttttgaaggcaaaattctgccttaaggtagagtttgaaactctgtcTGAAGCATGCAAAATTCTGTTTTGCGaattcaaactctgccttgcaaatCCAAACTCTGCCTagctattttttctttttaatttttgactgagcgaaGATTCAAATccaaaaccaaaatcaaaaggTTCTaacaaaagataaaaattaaagaccaccaatttagtagacaaaaattaaagaacacccAAAATAAGGGTATTCCTGCAAATTGGCCGACGTAATGTACAACATAAGCACGGGCCAATGACATCTAGTCTAGTAATCTAGTAATAATAATCTAAATAATAAGGAAGTCCAACCGACAGTCTTGTACTCGTTTAtcataatttgaaattttgaattgtgACTTCTCATCACAATGGCCAAAGACACCCTTTTAGTAAAAGGTATCATCCGACttaaatcttttatttttccatGTACATGCATAAGTAATACTATATAATTTTTCTAAaacaatatacatacacatatatcaaAATCAAATGGGCCGACACCACTTATAAATAGTATAAAGTAATTATTAATATTAGCTTAAAATTATCACAGTCTCATAGTCTAATCTGCCTATAAAACAATTGCGACCGTAACAAATACTACTGTTTGTAAATccaaactctgccttgtgaatCCAAACTCTGCCTagctattttttctttttaatttttgactgagcgaggGTTCAAACCCAAAACCAAAAGGTTCTAacaaaggataaaaattaaagaccaccaatttaatagacaaaaattaaagaccacccaaaataAGGGTATTCCTGCAAATTGGCCGAGGTAATATACAACATAAGCATGGGCCAATGACAtctagggcctgtttggaaagccacctggtaattggaattggtgtaattactagggtagtaattacacagcctagtaattacatagtagtgtaattacaacgaccgTTTGTTTGTCATAGCGTAATTACGGTGTAATTACAAGCATCGTTTTGTTGCACCGGTGTAATTACACGATCaggtttaatttaaaaataaaatttaattataaaaaatttaaaatcaatatttaaaaaatattgcctttataaatgatattaaattagttatttaatagcaaattatttcttgaaaatatattaattaataatcatatatttgtaacaaatattgtaacaaaaataattgatatatattttttaaattaatatttaactttaattaattataaaacttaaaagaagactttttttgtgagaacgtcatggattagatgtttgacaaaaaaataatattaataaatataatgccataacattattcaaatgtttgacacaaaaaatctaCCAAAtgcaagtgaaaaataaacaacatgcaatgtgaaagcaaataacttaaaattggaaaaataacctaaattcaaaatccaaaagaaaaagttcaacataatactcttatgtcaaattccaacataacataagtaaataattcaaaagaaaggaaaaatataagtttataacctcattcacaatgaaattctactttaataatgtcactcgttatatgtcaagtttgttaatgactcaatATTAAGAAgtgtagtttcaaatattagaataacaacaaggttatgctaaatgaataaaataaaataaaaaaaaatacgagcaattacgtggaaccacaagaagtaaaggttgggaatgagaagaaagaaaatgaaaaaataaataatataaaaagaaaaatacattttaaaaaataaaaataattcaaaagtaaaactaaaaaagaaattaaaataatagaaataaaaaaaatattaaaaatcaaaaaaattaaaataatagaaattaaaataaaaagaaattaaagtaaaaaaataaacaaactaaaaagtaaccctgtaattacagagtgtaattacactcaattctcagccccccttgagaattggagagtgtaattacaccctgtcaATTACACCAATTctcacctaactgtgtaattacttgatCAAATAAACAGACCACTAGTCTAGTAATATAGTAATCTAAATAATAAGGAAGTCCAACCGACAGTCTTGTACTCGTTTAtcataatttgaaattttgaattgtgACTTCTCATCACAATGGCCAAAGACGCCCTTTTAGTAAAAGGTATCATCCGACttaaatcttttatttttccatGTACATGCATAAGTAATACTATATAATTTTTCTAaaacaatacacacacacatatatcaaAATCAAATGGGCCGACACCACTTATAAATAGTATAAAGTAATTATTAATATTAGCTTAAAATTATCACAGTCTCATAGTCTAATCTGCCTATAAAACAATTGCGACCGTAACAAATACTACTGTTTGTACAAAATCTTGTGTAAGCCACTATTTATTAGTCTTTGAAAGCACTTATTTACTCTACACCGCATATAAAAGAGACATTGTGGTATTGCCTTTGTATTTGTAAATAAGTAAGTTATTACCAAAAAATTTTTCGTGTTCACATCTATTTCTCTCCCGAGGCACTTAGAAGGTCTACACCCATAAAATCTCGCagtcttctttcctttctcttcttacTTACTCCCTTCATTTTAAACGACTTGTcgagatttttaaaaataattagtttaaaattatttattattttaaaaattcaagataaaattaattttagttttttatttacccataattgttcttgaaaattacaaatattttacttatttgaaaatgatatataaatagaataaatatttcTGACGAAGAGAGATTATATTTCAAGATATAAATAATGATAAAATAGTCAAAAACttattctaattaatattttttctaagtAAGACGCCTCATTTTTATTTCCCACACGAAttggaatattgagaaaaaaGCAAAAAGACGTCTTATTTTTAGTCAAATGAAGTGATACCACGTAATGTGACAAATTCATTAAATTCCAATTAAAAAGGATTTTGGCGTCCGCTCGTCTAGAAACTTCTTTGTGCTAACACGTATATAAGCCTTTCCCCACTTAGAACGCTACCTTGCCAGTCATTTGATTTCCAGAGCCTTCGCTAATTAGAGAAAAAAGCATACAGAGAGACGCATTTCGCCATAATCTCTTCAAGGCGAGTCTTTCTTTCATATGTTCTTTTTCTATTGGTTGATGACAATGTATGTTATTTGCATACGCGATTACCGGTTTAGATGATTCTTCCGTTGATGTTTTTTCAATTATTTGCCTGCACCAGTTGTTAGAAGGACTCCTGACATAATTAGAGAAAATAAATCGGCTGGTCTCTGTCGATATTTTGTTTATTGCGCATTCTTCGTCTTTGAGCTATACTTGTACGTGATATTGTTGTTTTATGGTTTTGATATATGGAGTAATAATGAATTGAGTTTTACTTGATATCCGTAAGGTCTGAATGCTATGTTGTGTGAAATTATCAAAATTATTAGATTTGAACTCATAAAAGTATATTTAGTTTAGTGATATAATTCTTAAAGGTCTGACACATCAAGTTAAAGTACTTTGATCTGCCTCTATCTGTATCTGTAACTAACCGTTGTTTTCTCtttgatatgacatactctgaTAGTGCCACTTAATCTGTTATGATTTAATAGGCGAGGAGAACTATAATTTATACTTTTATGATTTTTGGACTAATACAAGGTAAAAGACAAATTAATAGCGGGCAAAATAATATGAGATTTAAGGATCCTCTAACTGACTCAACAAGATAAATTGACTTTCCAGTATTGGGATGAAGTAGGACGAGTAGAGCAGAGTGGATTTAAAGGATTTATATAGCATGTATCTATTAGTTTGGATTGTTTGACATATAAGTTTAACAGTGTCGGTAAGCTGTTGCAAAATATATGAGTCATGTACTGTATTAGGCCTTATTTTTCAGTGATCTTGATTTGCTGACACCCTTTGCTCCTCTTTCTCCTTTGTATCGTTAGCCTAAACTTAATGTCTTGTTTGATGTTAAATGCAGATGTCGTACTCCAGGAGGTCAAGGTATTCTCGCTCACCTTCATACGATCGATATAGCAGGTCTGTCTCAAGGTCCAAATATCTTTCAAGGAGTCGGTCGAGGTACATGTCTGCAGTGTTCAATTAATATGCTGGTAGCTtgagttttatgttttttctttgtGTTATTTAATTGTTTTATGATGGCAGGAGCTGTGATTCAAGCGATGTTGAGAACCCAGGGAACAATTTGTATGTGACTGGTCTCTCCACCCGCGTTAAAGCGCGAGATATTGAGAAGCATTTTTCTACTGAGGGgaaggtatgttgttgtttctgAAGGTTTTCTTCCCGTTCTCTCTGTAGTTTGTTAACATAGGTCTATTGCACTCTGATCAAAAGTAAAGAACATGGTAGTCGCTTGTAGAATTTGATCTTATGTGCATGCGTCATGAAGTGCTTTTTTCTCCGGTTAGGTTGAAGATGTTCATCTTGTTCTTGACCCATGGACGCGGGAATCTCGTGGGTTTGGTTTCGTGACAATGTCCAGCGTTAAAGAGGCTGAGCGTTGCATCAAGTATTTGAATCGCTCAGTACTTGAAGGCAGAGTTATCACTGTGGAAAAGGTAGAGTTTATTGAGTAGTTGCTAAGTTCTTTGAGTCTTACATTTCCAATTTTCTTTGCTGGTATCAACTTTTAGttgtatcaatatcataatatCTTTTATGCCAGTAATTTGAGTTTGAAAGTGTTTGCTTGTTTCGCCTGAGTTTCTTTGGCAGCAAGGAAGCTGTGTGTAGCAGCTCTTCACCAAAGTCCCAAATAACAAATTGAAACACATCAAGCAAACAGACCGTTAAACCAGAGGGTTGTATagccttcatttttctttttattcgcTTGCACCCTTGTTGCTTATATTTATTTCCCATTGGTTACACGGTGACGTATCACATCAACCTCCCAAAGTGTAGATATGATGTCTGACAATTGTCTCCTAATGCAGGCTAGGAGGAGAAGAGGCAGAACGCCTACTCCAGGGAAATATTTGGGGCTTAGAACTGTTCGtggtatgatttcatatacatttCTAAGCATTAATTCTTGTGGGTTATTTGTATGTGATGTCTTCTAATTTTCACCTTGTAAATGTAGTTCGTCGCGAATCACGGAGTTATTCTCCTCATTCAAGGAGTCGCTCTCCTCGTTACTCGTCTGAAAGCTACAGGAGCAGGAGTAGGAGCAGATCCTACTCACCATATTACAGACAAGAACGTAGATCCTACTCTTCCTATTACAGAAGACGCCAGAGATCCCGCTCTCCATATTACAGTCGACACCGTTATTCAGAATCAGCTTATTCTCCTTACTATAGTCGTGGAAGGTCTTATTCTCGATCTGTATCTCCATATAGTCGGCGTGATCGGTCCTATTCTCCAGATGACCGTTACTACAGAAGAAGTCGTTACCATGACTATTCTCCTGACAATTACCGGCGTGATCGTTCCCATTCTCCAGATGACCGTTACTATAGAAGAAGCCGCTTGCGTGACTACTCCCCTGACAGCCGTGATCTTTCCTACTCTCCAGATGTTCGTTACAACAGAAGGAGCCGCTATC
This window harbors:
- the LOC132052889 gene encoding serine/arginine-rich splicing factor SR45a-like isoform X1 encodes the protein MQMSYSRRSRYSRSPSYDRYSRSVSRSKYLSRSRSRSCDSSDVENPGNNLYVTGLSTRVKARDIEKHFSTEGKVEDVHLVLDPWTRESRGFGFVTMSSVKEAERCIKYLNRSVLEGRVITVEKARRRRGRTPTPGKYLGLRTVRVRRESRSYSPHSRSRSPRYSSESYRSRSRSRSYSPYYRQERRSYSSYYRRRQRSRSPYYSRHRYSESAYSPYYSRGRSYSRSVSPYSRRDRSYSPDDRYYRRSRYHDYSPDNYRRDRSHSPDDRYYRRSRLRDYSPDSRDLSYSPDVRYNRRSRYRDYSPDNSYYYRRSRYRSISRSISPRYRRSRRSYSRSVSPRWSYSRSVSRSSCSRNSYSPSPKKSSKRGRSVSASSRIVSRSVTPRSSPSS
- the LOC132052889 gene encoding serine/arginine-rich splicing factor SR45a-like isoform X2, which translates into the protein MQMSYSRRSRYSRSPSYDRYSRSVSRSKYLSRSRSRSCDSSDVENPGNNLYVTGLSTRVKARDIEKHFSTEGKVEDVHLVLDPWTRESRGFGFVTMSSVKEAERCIKYLNRSVLEGRVITVEKARRRRGRTPTPGKYLGLRTVRVRRESRSYSPHSRSRSPRYSSESYRSRSRSRSYSPYYRQERRSYSSYYRRRQRSRSPYYSRHRYSESAYSPYYSRGRSYSRSVSPYSRRDRSYSPDDRYYRRSRYHDYSPDNYRRDRSHSPDDRYYRRSRLRDYSPDSRDYYRRSRYRSISRSISPRYRRSRRSYSRSVSPRWSYSRSVSRSSCSRNSYSPSPKKSSKRGRSVSASSRIVSRSVTPRSSPSS